The Kogia breviceps isolate mKogBre1 chromosome 19, mKogBre1 haplotype 1, whole genome shotgun sequence genome contains the following window.
GCCTCCCCAGCTCCAGGATGTTCACCTCCTGCAGTCAATGGGTGGGGGGATGAGAAGGCCCATGTTAGCCCCCTGCCTCCGTGGCGCCGTTCTACTTCAGGGCTTCTCTCGTCTGATGCCTGAGACCCAGTCTTCCCACCGAGCCCCCGGGGCCTCCCTGTATGAGCAACTGGTGTGGGAACATCAGTTAGGACTTCCCCTCTACCTGTGGGCCACCAAGGCCCTGGAGGAGCTGGCCTGCAAGTGAGGAGGgcgaggggctgggctggggaggtggtgggagTGGGGTGCTTCCTCTGTCAGCGGAGCCAGGTTCTGGGAGAGACAGGGTTTTGGGGGGAAGTGACTCCGCTGCTTTCCGTGGCCCAGGCTGTGTCCCCATGTGCTGAGACACCACCAGTTCCTGCAGCATTCCTCGCCTGGGAACCCCAGCCTGGGACTGCAAATCCTGGCCCCGACCTTGGAGGTCCTCGTCCCACCTGGCCGCCCCGGCCGGAATGCGCACAACGAGATCCTTGAAGAGCCGCACCGCTGCCCGCTGCAGAAGGTCTGAGGATCGGGGGGAACGGAGTTGGCACAGCTCACACCCTGGGGGACACCCCGGGCACAGGGGACGCATAATCTGATGTCTCTTCCCCGACAGTATGCTCGACTGCAGACCCCCTGCTCTTTCCCTACACTGGCCGCcctgaaagaggaagggaagtgCAGGGCCTGGGCCTCCTTTGACCCTAAGACCCTTCTGCCCCTCCCAGAGGCTTCCCACCTGCCCAGTTGCCAACTCAATCAGCGCCTGGCCTGGTCCTGGCTCTGTCTGCTGCCCTCTGCCTTCCACCCGGCCCCGGTAAGTGCGGCTCCAGCGGGACTTCCTCTTTCTGCCATTTTCGCTGCCACTACCGTAGTCCTTTCTTGTCAGTTTGACGACACTAGCCGTCTAACTAGAATGCTCCACCTCTTCTTGGCCCCCCCCAGTCCGTTCTCCTGCAGCAACTAGAAAGGGGTGGGGTACAATTGAACATTGATTCTAAAACTCTCTTAATTTAAATGCTTCTCTTGTTTCTACCAGTGTGTATAAAATCAAACCCAAACTCCTTGTTATGTCTTGGGAGGTCCTCCATGATCTCCTGGTTCTAACGTCGATTTGTATACTTTCTCTCTGGCTACTAAATGTGTGAATGCAGGTGCATCTTTTCCACATCTGTCTACCCCACTTCAATATAAATTCTTTGAGGTCACAGACCATGTTTTTGTGGTTCACTTTGTAGCTCTAACagttaacacagtgcctggcacgtggtagaTGCTCAGTATATCTGTTTAATAAAACTTGATGCCTCGGCCTTCATCTCCTTGTAGGTCCTGCTTGGGGTTCTGGTGCCTTCATCTCGTAAAGGTTGTCTGCGACTTCAGGACCAAAGCGGTTCCCTCCCCTGCCTACTCCTGGCCAAGCCCTCGCAGCCCCTCACTGACCCGGGGCTCATAGGTTTGGAGTTCAGAGGTGGAGAGAGATGGTGGTGGGGTAGAGGTTCTCTGAACTGGGGGCTTGGCAGAAAGCACTGCTGGGATTTACTAGAGATGCTGGAGTGGCTTCTGTTGATCGGCCAGTCTGGCGGGAGGTGTAGGAGGCTGGTATTGGCAGGTGGTGTAAAGGAGCATGGGGTTCCCGGCCAGAACTACAATTCCCAACATTCACTTCTCCCTCCCTAGGCACACCAGGATGACAACTTCCTTTTCTTACCTTCTTAGTGTGGAAGCGTAATGGGCTTACTTGGGCTTGTTGAGGTCTGCAGGCAGGGAAACCCTGGAGAGGAAAGCTTTTCAGATCTCGGAACAGGCGTTTTAAGGATTTATGAGAAGAAAGTAGACTCAAGGCCTCTCAGCCTAGGTGGTCAGGGGTGGGATTGGCCATGCAGATTGAATGGTTTCTCCCCTGGAGGCATGACTCCTCCAAGATGGGGCTCAGGCCTAGGCCTTCATGCTGTGTTAGGGGAGCCGCTCTGGCCTGAGTCAGGCAGTGAGACCTGCAGGGTGGTCGGCTTTACTGCTCATCCCACATTCCTCTCCTCTTGCCAAAATAGAAAACTTTCTTCCTCCAGGCTGCCTGGTGCGGGCGGAGAGGTTCCAGTTGGTCGTAGAAAGGAATGTCAGAAGCAGCTTCCCTTCCTGGAAGGAGCTTAGCACGACAGGCTTCATGCAGAAGAAGCAGGCCAGGTTGGTCCTTAGGGTGGTGGCTGTCCTCTGAGTCCCTGAGGGGAgcgaaggggaaggggaagggcccGGTGCAGGTGGTAGAACTCCGGGGCCCACAACATCCAGTGCCTGCATCGCTAAGAAACCTGTTCCTTGTCTCTCCCGACAGAGTCTATGTCCAGATTTTTCTGGCTGATGCCCTGATCCTGTCTGTGCCCAGACCCGTCCTTCACTCGGCCACCTCCTCAAGGCCTCCTCACAAAGAGCCCTCCCTCCCAGAGGGTCCCCACATAGGACAGAGCCGGCTGTTCTTGGTGTCCCACAAGGAGGCACTGATGAAGAGGAACTTCTGTGTCCCCCCAGGAGCCAGTTCGGAGGTGCCCAAGCCCaccctcagtttccttgtgtTAGGGAGCTGGCTTGGGGGcacccagaggaaggagggaactgGATGGGGCCCACCCGAGCCCAGGGAAGGTGAAAACTCAGATCAGAAGGTAAACTGGGGCCTGGGACGTGGGACCTGACCTCCTGCGCCCCAGCTCCTGTCTGAGGGACCCTGCTCTCCCCCTCAGGTTCTCCTCATCTTCCTCAGCTCCTCAGTCCGCTGGTTTGAGTTCTTGCACCCAGGACAAGTCTACCGACTCGTGGTCCCTGGCCCTCCCGTGAGTGCCCTCGCTCACCATCCCCTGCCCCAGAAAGCTTGTTTTGGCTTGGGGTCTGGAGAGGAACTTCTAGGTCTCCTAGAAGAAGGGTGGATTTAGATCAAATAGAAGGCTTGTCTGTGCCTGGATCACTTCCTTCACTAGGCTCCAGAGAGGAAACAAAACTGGGTCGTAGTATGTTAGGAACCTCCCTCTGGACCAAGACACACTCAGAGACGatcatctccccatttcctggCAGACGCCAACGTTGTTCAAGGAGGGTGGTTCATCCTGCGCATCACAGCGTCCTCCGGAGCTGGCTGGCTGTGCGTCCTGCCTCACCGTCCAGGATGAGTGGACCCTGGAACTTGCGAGCTCCCAGGACATCCCAGAGGTGCTGGCTATCAGCAGGGCACTGCCTGAATCCTCGCTGACTGACCTGCTCCGTGGCAAGTAAGTGTCCACCAGCTTCTCCGGCTAGTTTggctgctctctctccctctgccgTGGTTGGGTCGGATGGACAGCCCATTCTCTGCTGCAGAGTGTGTTTCTTGCACGTGATTTAGCTCCTAGAGGAATGATGTCAGCGCGAGATGCAAGTTGTGTCTCACGCTTCATTTTTCCCCAGCACGTTACTGTTCTGAAATGtctgtgagcaggctttctcaCAATTCAGGAAGAGCTTTAGCAATGAAAGGAAATATAAGAAGCAAAAAAACAAGGACAAAAGCTGAAAAGGTTTAGGGAAGAACCTTCCTTTAGTGCAGTCAGTGGCTGGCTTATGGCTTCAGGAACAGCTGTACTTTCCTCATGTAGGCTTTTTCGGGGTAGCTGCAGTGCAGTTGGAGAAGCTGCAGAGATACTTCACCCCtgtgtaaacaaacaaaccaacaaacaccCTACTGGATTACATGTGTAATTTTTACAAAACTGATCCCTGTCAGAAGGGAAAGTTTTCAAGGACCTGTGATTTGAAGGGAGAGGGCATGGGCCCCAACATACAAAGCTGTGAACAATGGACTGACTGAGATTCTAGGTGTAAATGCAAGTGGAGATTCACCTCTGCTGGGGAGTTTCTTGGTAAGGCCTCTGGGTGCAAGGCTGTGTGGGTTTTGAGAGATCTGCACAACCCTGCTTTTCCCATGAACCCTGTTACTTTTAGCGTGCGGTTTGAGACAGTGCAAGGCTTTCCAGGTCCTCATAGATAATGTTCCGGCACACGCGTAACTCCTTTCTGTCCTTGGCTCTGACTCCATTCTCTGCTTTCTTATGCCTCCATTCTCACTGTATTTCTCTGACCTTCCAGTTTCACAGATTCCTTGGTGTCTTTCTCAGCTGAGATTTTGTCACATGTCTGGATAAAGCCTGGTAATGACACCTCTTTGGGGGAAAGGTATGAAATAGAGTGGTGGGACCTTGTGATCCTGAGGAGACCACTGACCCCTCGCCTCTCCCGTAGGGAGCTCTGGGGCCACGAGACGGTGTGTGAGGCTCACCGTAGCTCTGGAGACGCCCGACTGCGAATTCCCCCCTCACTTGGACATATATATTGAAGACCCGCACTTGCCTCCCCCGCGGGGACTTCTTCCAGGA
Protein-coding sequences here:
- the CTC1 gene encoding CST complex subunit CTC1 isoform X2 yields the protein MKSSGEGHLELWGAPVPVFPLTISPGPLTPIPVLYPEMASRLLRHRSKHRNVQPNLAGELVRLSALVKSRKKAYFILSLGGSSPVGSRVSVLVQVPAQLVWHRALWPHKAYVLTELRASKLPGHRYQIWRTSPSSQLLPLKPECVRELELELAGAPLETNPQPLPILSNPQDKKGPGPDGLVRDSRLLSYTGTVTGTLNRAAGLYELDGQLGLCLAYQQFHGLRRVVRPGVRLQLQDVHLLQSMGGGMRRPMLAPCLRGAVLLQGFSRLMPETQSSHRAPGASLYEQLVWEHQLGLPLYLWATKALEELACKLCPHVLRHHQFLQHSSPGNPSLGLQILAPTLEVLVPPGRPGRNAHNEILEEPHRCPLQKYARLQTPCSFPTLAALKEEGKCRAWASFDPKTLLPLPEASHLPSCQLNQRLAWSWLCLLPSAFHPAPVLLGVLVPSSRKGCLRLQDQSGSLPCLLLAKPSQPLTDPGLIGCLVRAERFQLVVERNVRSSFPSWKELSTTGFMQKKQARVYVQIFLADALILSVPRPVLHSATSSRPPHKEPSLPEGPHIGQSRLFLVSHKEALMKRNFCVPPGASSEVPKPTLSFLVLGSWLGGTQRKEGTGWGPPEPREGENSDQKVLLIFLSSSVRWFEFLHPGQVYRLVVPGPPTPTLFKEGGSSCASQRPPELAGCASCLTVQDEWTLELASSQDIPEVLAISRALPESSLTDLLRGNFTDSLVSFSAEILSHVWIKPGSSGATRRCVRLTVALETPDCEFPPHLDIYIEDPHLPPPRGLLPGARVYFSQLEKKVSRSHNVYCCFRPSTCVQVLSFPPDTTISAPLPHIYLAELLQGDKAPFRATASCHVVSVFSLQLLWVCAHCVSICPQGRCTRQSPACPTQTSISQASIRLLVEDGTAEAVVTCRNHQVAAALGLCPSEWTSLLELVRGPGRVALQFTGPGAQPEFSAKADEPLTLFLWTLCTSFSVLRPIVLSFELEKKPSKIIPLEPPRLQRFQCGEFPFLTRVNPRVRLSCLSIQEPEHPSALGALVSSC